From Calliphora vicina chromosome 3, idCalVici1.1, whole genome shotgun sequence:
catgtctTTATTATACTAGATCAAAAGattgtaatatattttaaatacctattgaataaaaatattcttctaGATTCAAGTTcaattgtatacattttatgaatatgtatgtacattgaaaagtaattattttacaaattaatcttatatataaataggccacacttttttttgtggtacacttttaagtatgttattgtccacaattattgaataaacatatatgttttaaaaggttttttctgTAGATAGgtatgcacaatataaaaaaaaatttcaaaattctttccataaaagtggtaaaaagcgttttaaatgtGGTGGAATTTTGGCCACCGGACGATCctagtaataaataaaagtcTATGGAAAActaacataaacaaaattaataaagtcttaataaaaataactttaaaaaatgaGTGCACACTCACTTAACACTAAAGAGAACTTgaatgaaatatataaattaagagTTATGTCTGGAATTAatttatacaattaaataataatagttcaactgatattttatatatgtatgtatttacaataacaactcAATTTTATTAAGTAATACTTTCAATGATGAATTACACTCTTTCTCTCCACTACCCCAATTCCAGTGTGGTTTTAATGAAAACCcaacaataaaaattacttaTCAAAATAGCAAAATGACGTAATTCTTCAAACATGGAGAATATTgtacaaaaaagtaaataaaaaaaatcaaaatatacaaACACTCACACATCCACTAATAACAACCAGCAATGAGTGTGTCAGCCAGCAGAAGATGATTTCAaaacaaatgttaaataaaaaaaaatactcgcatacaaaattttaaagggGGAAGAAAAATGATTGCAAAACACGAACACAGCTAAAGAATTGAATCATAGGAAAACTAGTGTATGATGTTGGAAAAATTAGGttgaaacaaatacaaaaatcaattttccttCGAAAGAAAGTacataataaacaagtaaaagtgttatAATCGGCTGTGTCAAATCTTGTTTATGTATGTGACAattagggtcaattatggaccgattctcACAAAAGTTGCTAGAAAGATTTagggttcatataaaactagtttgtccattttcatcacgatattaattattataaaaaatatactattaATGTTCATGTCGTTTTCtgaggggaccttgtatggggattAGGAAGATTTTTACGGTTTTATAATCACAATAAAGTGTTACTTTAAGTCAACAtcgccctatcgtgttttcaactgccagacggacatagctgttacaaacggaatgaggAAATCAATATACATACACCCCATCTGTTTTGATGGTGAATATAAAAATGCACTCTTCGTGAGTGGGTTGGATGAGACTACACCGGTCGATCGTTTTCTtgttaaacttatttaaaaaatacatcacTCACTTGTATcttgaatatttaatttaaaaatagaatagTTGAGTTAGTAAACAAACTGtacacaacaacaaataaatttaatttagacaaaacaaaaaaaaaacaaatatgtatctaCAAAATACTTTTCATTCTATTGACATTACACAGGAAACCCAGATACAACAACTTCAACAATATACCATGTAAAAGTCTGAGATAGAAAAAATACAACCAAAACAACAGATGGAAAAAATAGAAGTTCAAATAAAACTCTAATTAAGAAGAAGTCACAAGTGGAAGGAAAGAAAgagataaataatataaattgaaatgagCACAACACCTTCTTCTGTATTCAAATCAATACGCTCCACGAACGGATGACGTCGTTTTtctcactcacacacacacttatctttaaaaaaaaactttcttctggatatatttttcttttgatttttttttccataaatacagaatttttcatgaaaatatgtataatttcatcaatattttttaatatatttacaactttttaagttttctttaacattaattaaccaaaataaacaaatttaagagaattttcGTTTTAATTAAGGGTGTGGCGTGGTATCAAATTTTCTTATTGATTTTTTCACATTCGCATAACGTTTGTTTGAGATTTGTATTAATAtgattgaaatttgtttattttaattaataaaaacacttacaccttaaatatttcttttcaatttctTATATTATcagtttaattttcttttttttcttgtatCAAGATATTTAGCCAACttgtaaaactttattttcacgTCCGACCGTATCAAGAGCAAAATACAAAATGGTGAATTATGtcaaattttttagtatattGAAATTAGTGTTGGTAACTCAACtcaaaaaaattatcttaaaaatcGCTGAATTTATATTGGTGTTAAAATTATAGCGATAAATtgtcattttattgaaataaatgttaGTTTAAAGTTGtagaaataaattgttattaaccCTTATAAGGGAATTAGTTGGGAATTTAATGGCATATTGTtgtctttatttatttgttcctGTTAAGGatcatttaaaagaaaacaacattACTTTAATGGAAAATAATAGTAATTTAAGAGCATGTTTAATGGCAAATCACAACCATTGAAGAGTGGTTATAGAACGTCAATATAACCAACCATACGGTTTGACAAGTTTCATTGGATgtctgtaataatctgtgcatggtggttttaaataaaagtaatatattttctttatctaTCACTAGAATTTTTTAGGAAtagttaaatttcgaaaatttttttaaaatttgtttcattttacctTACACTGCAGCCAtacgatcaagtttttcttgatagtattttacatatactgcttgtcaaaatttataaaaattgaaagctGTGACGTAGGCAGCAagcaacttgaaaacaattttagtacaaattggggaaaaaaatgtaatcagctgttttcttgaatgaaaaattgagcACCAACTTGAATgagaaattgaatgcaagttcgtttcaTGTTTTAAAAACCGCTGAATTTGATGCAAAATTAACACTAGTTGTCACTAAACAGTTGAATTCTTTGTTgagaaaacaaaacaagaatGGCAACACAAATTAATtcgatttataatttttaagtgttTATATATTAAACACATTTATGCATATATTTATGTGGAtcataatttcaacaaatcatgccaATTAAAATTACTTTCAGCTGTTAATTTGACAGCAAATTTACACTATCTGGCAACTCAGTTCttgtttgttttcatgaagGCAAATTTTAAAGAAGGTGGCCACagaagaacagctgactattttgtttttcacttgattaaatatttgaactgtcaattcacttgtggcgaaaaatacaacaaacccaaaattAGGCAACTTTGATAGTTCAATTGTGTTTGAACAACAAatagtacctgttgtttttgtatttgttgtagttccgACCTCACCTACTATAAATTCACCTTGgtctttgttttgattttgtgtCGGAAAGATAATTCAGGAAATTGCCGAGAAACATGGAAAAATTAGCTAATCAAATTGGTTATTTAGTGCTTAAGGAAGATGGGGCTGTCCTAGAATCTGGAGGCGAGTTACAAAATGATGAAAGAAGTGCCAATATTTTCTTAGATTTTATAAATCTAACTGAAAGGTCTGTTTGTTACACGCCCATGTTTTTAGACGGGATTCATGATTTTtgctttttcaatttatttctttttagtgTCGATGAAAACTTTATGCCAAACAGCAGTTGTGAACGCATTTCCATTGTGTACGAAGATCATAGCTACAACATCTGTATGTCCAACAGACGAATCTACATTGTGAAACTGCGTAATGGGTCATCGGCAGTTAGAGGTGTTGGCATTGGAGGAGGCCTAACAGGCACTAATTCTTCGGGTAATGGTTTATCAAATAATGGTGTTTTCGTGGAGTCTGAAGGCAATTTGGGCTCAACGGCAGCGTTAACTTGAGAATCCTCAAGCGCTGTCTGTTGCGCTTTCTGCGCCCATAGCTTTCGACAGCGCAGTCCCACGGACAGTGCTTGTAACCCATCAAAGGATCGTACTAGACGTTTTAATTGGAAAACaccgtttatttatttaataatattgtttatttgtcAGCGAATACACCATCTTTAATTTCTTGTTCAAATATGCGTTCTGCTTCTTTTGTCACATCCAGTAGAGTAGCCTTTTGACTGAATATTACCACAAAACGCTGGCGCCAATTGAAGCGCCTTTTTACAATCCAAAAATCATCGGTTGACTTGACCATAATCTCGGAGTAGCTAGTTTTATCAGCATCTCTTTGAGGCTTCTCAACTTCATTGTCTGCGGAGTTGAATAAATCAGCTATTAGATTGGTTACATTCTGTGGCAAGGGTGTCCTATGCTGTGGTTCATCATCGTACAAATTACTGCTTAGTTTTAGACTTTGGTCGTTTAGAAACAGATACTTGGGTGACATGTACTCGGCATTATTTGTACAATCGATTGATGAGACTGCCGCAGTCGATGCCTTTACTGCATTAGGTTGCTTGGCTAAATAATCCTCAATATCTCTTGATAAAACATACAGCTGCGAGTTTATGGCATAGCTCAATTCGTCCAGTAGTTGAGAAGTTAATTCAATAGTTTGTTTAAAGAACAGGCACAACAAGGCATTTGTCGATGGaaacaaaatcattttgtaGGAAACTAGTTGTCcatttgttttaagaaaaatattgcgGCTATTCAGTGCAGCATTAGACATGGGATCTCGTTgtgttatttcaatattttgaaatatatactgATAGAGggtgaataaattcgaagagTTTAATTTGCCTCCACTGAAAAATACACAAGTAGGAGATTAATATAAAATTCGTTTTTGGTAATTGTTAGTTACAGCAACTTACACCACTACAAACTCCTTGTAGAGAAAAATTGCATCAGTTATTGTGGGAAAAGTGGACTTTAAGGAATCTATGAAATTGTGAACTCGTAGGAAAAGAAATTTATCCAAAGGTAAATATTGCAATGAattcataaattcaataatatcATTAGCTGGCAACTTTAAGGAGGTAATATACTAGAAAAAGAatagaatttattattattagacaATTGTTCTAAGATATGAACTACATAACTACTTACCTTATTGAAAAAGTTCTCCAATTTTTGCGTTAAATAATCACGAGCCGTTTCTTTGTTGTCGGAAAACTGATCCAAGATCATTTGGAATGTACCATCTTCTAGGCAAAAGCGATTATAGCTTTGTATGAGCAGACGTCTGTAGAGGGCATCATGGAGTTCATATTTATGATATTCGGGATACTCTACACCATCTTTCGAATGTATTTCCTTGGGAACATTTAAAACTAGAACGAGCCAAAAGTTTGCTTCGGGTTGATATAACAATTGTGTTGTCTTCTCGGTGTGAATAACTTCACATTCACCCGGTTTTTCGCTAAATGAACTAAAGAGAAACATATTAGTATTTAACACTAAATAGATAATAGAGAGAAAAACTCACTCCGTAAATGCTGTAAAGGCTTGACTCAAACCCACATCACGTATTTTGGCATTTATGTCGATTTCCTTGGgataataatacaatattttttccttttccttaaaataaaACCGTTGGTTATATTAACTTTGTGTGGGGGCGTATTAATCCAGCAAACTCACCTGTCCCTCCTTTTGACCATAGGTGGTATTGAAGATATAAAAGCTCCTAATAGTCACTTCGACTTTGCGGGGTAAATGATGCATTTTCactacaacttatttttattattattgcttaTAACTTAAGCAATTAGTTtacatgtatttttattttcccgaataaatattttcacagaattaagaattttgcaatgaaaacacaaacacacagaaaaagaaaacaaagatTGTgtctttgttttcattttacagCTGTTTTTTAATTGACGGCATTGCCAGTTCAATATCAATAAAACAGCGAAGAGTTGCCATATCTTACGCTACTATTTATAACCGTTAAAATGGCGGATGTCTGTGACtatgaaaaactttttcaaacgtaaaaattctgaattatatGAACTTACGCAATTTTCTTAGACTTAAGCCCATTTtaattccaaaacaatttttttatattttgtagtgactataatttgattttatttaatttatatctcAAAGGTCCTCATTTTGTAAACTGGAACAATTTGAAACATTAGAAATTTGTATGAATAATACTGATGAAATTTGATTAATTTCTAACAACATTGTTAAAACGTTGTTCAGTTAGTTTTATAAACAAGTCCTtgaaaaacaactaaaatgtatctatgtattttgtttaataatattcatggaagaaagttttgaaattttgaacaaGATTTATTTTGACAGAGCCAAATCGTATAAACATACAGATATGGTGCTATTGGAGAAATGCGTTATTGAAGATGGTATAAAACAGAGAATaaagacatacatacattacaaaATTCTCGTGAAGCAGATTTTTGACAAAAGTataacatgttgctgaactctagCTAACATTTTTTTGCAACACGTTGCAGATCTCTAACAACATGTATCTAAAGTCTAGCAACATGCTGCCATACTCTAGCAACATGCTGCCATACTCTAGCAACATGCTGCCATACTCTAGCAACATGCTGCCATACTCTAGCAACATGCTGCCATACTCTAGCAACATGCTGCCATACTCTAGCAACATGTGTTcaaactctagcaacatgtgtCTAAagtctagcaacatgttgccatactctatctagcaacatgttgccatactatagcaacatgttgccatacTCCAACAACATGTTGCCATACTCCAACAACATGTTGCCATactccagcaacatgttgccaaactCTACCAACATATGTCCAAtgtctagcaacatgttgcagaacTCTAACAACATGTTTACAAagtctagcaacatgttgccaaagtctagcaacatgtttccaaagtctagcaacatgtttccaaagtctagcaacatgtttccaaagtctagcaacatgttgccaacctctagcaacatgttgccatactataacaacatgttgccaaactctagcaacatgttgccaaattctagcaacatgttgccaaactctagcaacatgttgccaaactctagcaacatgttgccaaactctagcaacatgttgccaaactctagcaacatgttgccaaactctagcaacatgttgccaaactctagcaacatgttgccaaactctagcaacatgttgccaaactctagcaacatgttgccaaactctagcaacatgttgccaaactctagcaacatgttgactCTAAAAACATGTGTACAAAGTCTAGCAACATGTCGCCATACTCAATATCAATATGTTACTGAACTCTAGTATAATGTTATTGAATTGTAGGAGCATGTCTCTAATCTCTGCCAATACGTTACTGAACTCTTGCAACATTTTTCCAAACTCTAGCAACATTTTGCAAAACTTTTgctacatgtttataaactctagtaacatgttgctgaactctaAAAACAGGTGgctaactaaaaaaaacatattgatGGATTCTAGCAACATATTGCCGAACTCTAAAAACATGCTGCTTAATTACAAAAGCAAGAAATATATTGCTATAGTCAGCTTAGAGCTAAACTTTCAATTtcacaaacacatacatatttctaaaaAGGCTATTTATGGGCCACTAAAGTATTTTTCGGCAGATAAATCCCGTCCTCATGTATTTTAACTACTTATTACACTGACCtcgaatatttaataataatttattaaactgTTTTCATTTTCCTTCATAAACGTAAAGATAAAATACATGGTTGACATTGAGTTTTCGCAAGTAATTATGTATGAGAAGGGTAATTAATCTTCGATACAATGCTCcagtacaaaaaaataaaaatttgaataaaaaacggTACTTAAATAAAGAATATTGTTTATGCATGAATGAGTTTCCTTCACTATTCTTTGGCTTTTGTTTACAAGATTCTGAATACTCGTTAATACAaggaataaaattgtttaaaaatttgaagagAAAATACAATTCGTAGcggattttttaataataaaaaagtaaatagcAAGTGAATAACTATAaacaactttatttatttattaaacaaacgaATATCCAAaccacaaacaaattaaattaaaagtttattagaatgacaaacaaaaaaaaaaaaactctgtgTAACTTTACTCTCAATGCGATGCGGTGTTGTTTTTCCGTGAAAAGCCAATGCAAATATAACTTGCAACAAATTTTTAGTAACAACAATGACAActacaaaaatagttttaacgttaaaaaaaatagttgcaaatacatacatacacacatactttCATAGTTACGAGTACATGTAGACATAAAATTGCTTGCAAACCatgaaaacaaattgaaaaacgtTTAATAATTAACACTGCTTCCAAcaacattttgtatttatttttgtttattaaaaatattagttttttagGTGGGAACTGTTAAGTCCTGAATGAAATATGAAAGTTAAAAACGATAAGTACAGATATCAAATTAATGGTCactgcgtttttttttttggaaactctccTCCCAGGGCGCTACGATCAAAGTCACCAAACCACAAATGCATTAAAACCCCAAAATGGGggcttaattcattatgaattaaaacctaaaagttttaaatgaaataaatccccaaccaAAGGAACTAAACCCCCAACCAAAATGATAAAGAAACCGTCTTCGTATACTAAAAactttttgcattgccggcctttggccgggcgcaaaggttttctcctctgaggtgtattaaaaactggcttcgccCAGAATGCGCaatacaaaaaacttttctgagcgaagccagtttttgattcACCCCAAAGGAGGAAACCTTTACGTCCAGCCGAAGGCCCTCAATGTAaaacaacttttctgagcgaagccagtttttgattcACCCCAGAGGAGGAAACCTTTGCGTCCGGCCAAAGGCCCTTAAtgcaaaacaacttttctgagcgaagccaatttttgatacacattttagaaattaaataaatccccaaaaaatGAACCAAGTCCCTAAATTTCGTTGTTGCTTTTTTGGGGCCTTAATTCATTTgcggtttggggactttgttcattGGGGACTTAGTTCGTAGCGCCTCCAcccagttctaggagacagtaccgaactagtgattttacccatcatttatggtgggagctagttactacaatagccacgtgactagtcattttaacacgggcatgacctaagcagggggtcaattgtctctttttgattacaatgggactgtctaatggctggtccaaagt
This genomic window contains:
- the Ccz1 gene encoding vacuolar fusion protein CCZ1 homolog produces the protein MHHLPRKVEVTIRSFYIFNTTYGQKEGQEKEKILYYYPKEIDINAKIRDVGLSQAFTAFTDSFSEKPGECEVIHTEKTTQLLYQPEANFWLVLVLNVPKEIHSKDGVEYPEYHKYELHDALYRRLLIQSYNRFCLEDGTFQMILDQFSDNKETARDYLTQKLENFFNKYITSLKLPANDIIEFMNSLQYLPLDKFLFLRVHNFIDSLKSTFPTITDAIFLYKEFVVVGGKLNSSNLFTLYQYIFQNIEITQRDPMSNAALNSRNIFLKTNGQLVSYKMILFPSTNALLCLFFKQTIELTSQLLDELSYAINSQLYVLSRDIEDYLAKQPNAVKASTAAVSSIDCTNNAEYMSPKYLFLNDQSLKLSSNLYDDEPQHRTPLPQNVTNLIADLFNSADNEVEKPQRDADKTSYSEIMVKSTDDFWIVKRRFNWRQRFVVIFSQKATLLDVTKEAERIFEQEIKDGVFADK
- the Lamtor4 gene encoding ragulator complex protein LAMTOR4 homolog, which encodes MEKLANQIGYLVLKEDGAVLESGGELQNDERSANIFLDFINLTESVDENFMPNSSCERISIVYEDHSYNICMSNRRIYIVKLRNGSSAVRGVGIGGGLTGTNSSGNGLSNNGVFVESEGNLGSTAALT